A single Crateriforma conspicua DNA region contains:
- a CDS encoding BBP7 family outer membrane beta-barrel protein, translating to MALVLCQAWFTFHGTTAAAAGPGQNSETAARASWRPVRGAAAPDLSTRSATPASNAARVSVVRQASAQEEIMPAPIVDAGSVPMDGQIVVHEGHHEIVMGDPAMFSGGCGCGDAGCDGFACDSMGCNSCGPAGCGELIGNNTWRPCLTLCLPQDGWFSAEYLGWYQDGMSLPPLVSSNTTTVTRPQAGVIGSPGYTTLFGDDEILDGEIEGVRIGFGIWLDNCHTWGIGADMFNVGEISTRYENSSDGSPVLARPFFNTSTGLEDSELVAFPGVVSGRVTVDATSEFQGWGVHFKRLRCADEGCTGGFLCGCPQHFCRRTEGLFGYRGLQLDESVAIQERLTGTAGEQFVISDSFTTRNQFNGFDLGWTQRLVRGYWTLDTGVRLALGTNRQTVTIAGSSVITDPTGTPSTPQTFQGGLLAQRSNIGSYTQDEFAVVPELHAKLGYQLTDNLRLTVGYTFIYWSNVVRPGEHIDTDLNPALLPPESDPFTGVLRPSFAFDTTDYWAQGISVGGEYRW from the coding sequence ATGGCTTTGGTATTGTGCCAAGCCTGGTTTACGTTTCACGGCACAACCGCTGCGGCGGCGGGCCCCGGCCAGAACAGCGAAACGGCGGCTCGAGCCTCCTGGCGTCCTGTTCGCGGCGCCGCTGCACCTGACCTGTCGACGCGCTCGGCAACGCCCGCCTCGAACGCCGCCCGCGTCTCGGTGGTCCGTCAAGCTTCGGCTCAAGAAGAAATCATGCCGGCACCGATCGTCGACGCCGGCTCGGTCCCGATGGACGGCCAGATCGTGGTCCACGAAGGCCACCATGAAATCGTCATGGGCGACCCCGCGATGTTTTCCGGCGGCTGTGGTTGCGGCGACGCCGGATGTGACGGCTTCGCCTGTGATTCGATGGGCTGCAACAGTTGCGGACCGGCGGGTTGCGGCGAACTGATCGGCAACAATACCTGGCGTCCTTGTTTGACCCTGTGCTTGCCTCAAGACGGCTGGTTCAGCGCCGAATACCTGGGCTGGTACCAAGACGGCATGTCATTGCCGCCGCTGGTCAGCAGCAACACGACCACGGTCACACGTCCCCAAGCCGGCGTGATCGGTTCGCCCGGATACACGACTTTGTTCGGCGATGATGAAATCCTGGACGGCGAAATCGAAGGCGTACGAATCGGGTTCGGAATCTGGCTGGACAACTGCCACACGTGGGGCATCGGCGCGGACATGTTCAACGTCGGCGAAATCAGCACGCGATACGAAAACAGCAGCGACGGCAGCCCCGTCCTGGCACGCCCGTTCTTTAACACATCGACCGGGCTGGAAGACAGCGAACTGGTTGCCTTTCCCGGCGTGGTCAGCGGCCGAGTCACCGTTGACGCCACCAGCGAATTCCAAGGCTGGGGCGTTCACTTCAAACGACTGCGTTGTGCCGATGAAGGCTGCACCGGCGGCTTCCTATGTGGATGCCCCCAGCACTTCTGTCGTCGCACCGAGGGCCTGTTCGGCTATCGCGGCCTGCAGTTGGACGAAAGCGTTGCGATCCAAGAACGTCTGACCGGGACCGCCGGTGAACAGTTTGTCATCTCCGATTCATTCACCACCCGTAACCAGTTCAACGGATTCGACCTGGGTTGGACCCAGCGATTGGTCCGAGGCTACTGGACGCTGGACACCGGTGTACGTTTGGCACTGGGAACCAATCGTCAAACCGTCACGATCGCCGGCAGCAGTGTGATCACCGATCCGACCGGAACGCCGTCGACACCGCAGACGTTCCAAGGCGGTTTGCTGGCACAGCGGTCGAACATCGGCAGCTACACGCAAGACGAATTTGCGGTCGTCCCGGAACTGCATGCCAAGTTGGGATACCAATTGACGGACAACCTGCGACTGACCGTCGGCTACACGTTCATCTACTGGTCCAACGTGGTGCGACCCGGTGAACACATCGATACCGACCTGAACCCCGCATTGTTGCCGCCCGAATCGGATCCGTTCACCGGCGTTCTGCGACCGTCGTTCGCTTTCGACACGACCGACTACTGGGCACAAGGCATCAGCGTGGGCGGCGAATATCGCTGGTGA
- a CDS encoding sigma-54 interaction domain-containing protein has translation MLQVYRITRRVAGSNASVLILGETGVGKELIANAIHVLSHRSGGPFVKVNCGALSESLLESELFGHVRGAFTGAVANRAGRFEAAGGGTIFLDEINSTTGTLQVKLLRVLQEKEFERVGSTSTLHTDVRVVAASNRDLMKEVREDRFREDLYWRLNVVPIVIPPLRERRDDIPALVSYFLDYYNEINDRYVAHIGDGVIEAMQDYHWPGNVRELQNYIERAVVMAETDELTVDLLPFCVSQPAAFQSMSGETPETVDWQSLTDQYVERGLNESGSESQNVHAQVVEQVERALIAQVLQQCDGVQTKAAARLGINRNTLHKKIKDFGLGGE, from the coding sequence ATGCTGCAGGTCTATCGGATCACCCGTCGGGTGGCGGGCAGCAACGCGTCGGTGCTGATCCTGGGCGAAACCGGCGTCGGTAAGGAACTGATCGCCAACGCCATTCACGTGCTGAGCCATCGCAGTGGCGGCCCCTTTGTGAAGGTCAACTGTGGCGCGCTGAGCGAAAGTTTGCTGGAAAGCGAATTGTTCGGCCACGTCCGCGGCGCTTTCACCGGCGCGGTGGCCAATCGCGCGGGACGTTTCGAAGCGGCCGGCGGCGGAACGATCTTCTTGGACGAAATCAACAGCACCACTGGAACGCTGCAGGTGAAGCTGTTGCGGGTGCTGCAAGAAAAGGAATTCGAACGTGTGGGTTCCACCAGCACCCTGCACACCGACGTCCGTGTCGTCGCCGCCAGCAACCGTGACCTGATGAAAGAGGTCCGCGAGGATCGGTTTCGCGAAGACCTTTATTGGCGTCTGAACGTGGTACCGATTGTGATCCCGCCGCTGCGGGAACGTCGCGACGACATCCCCGCGTTGGTGTCGTATTTCTTGGACTATTACAACGAGATCAACGACCGTTATGTCGCGCACATCGGCGACGGCGTGATCGAAGCGATGCAGGATTACCACTGGCCGGGGAACGTCCGCGAGCTGCAAAACTACATCGAACGTGCCGTGGTGATGGCGGAAACGGATGAATTGACCGTCGACCTGTTGCCGTTCTGTGTCAGCCAGCCTGCGGCGTTCCAATCGATGTCGGGCGAGACGCCGGAAACCGTGGACTGGCAATCATTGACCGACCAGTACGTCGAACGTGGGTTGAACGAATCGGGTTCGGAATCACAGAACGTCCACGCACAAGTCGTCGAACAGGTCGAACGAGCGTTGATCGCTCAGGTCTTGCAGCAATGTGACGGCGTGCAAACGAAGGCGGCGGCTCGGCTGGGGATCAACCGCAACACGCTTCACAAGAAGATCAAGGATTTCGGGCTGGGCGGGGAATAG